From the Planktothricoides raciborskii GIHE-MW2 genome, the window TTAACCTGGCAATTACCTTGTTAATTATTTTGGGCGGCATCGGCTATCAAGTAATGATGGAATTATTTTACTGGATGCGCGATCGGCTACAAGGCCGTTCCCAACGAGTCATATTTTCCCTTCATTTCAAAATTGCCACCACCACCACAATTTTTCTGCTAATTTTCGGTACTCTGATCTTTTTCATCATAGAATTCAGCAATCCAAATACCCTAGCCAGTTTGACCTTTGGCGAAAAAATATTAGCAGCTTGGTTTCAATCTGTCACCACCCGTACCGCTGGATTTAATAGCATTGATATTGGCAAAATGACCACCGCAGGTTTATGTCTCAGCATTGTGTTAATGTTTATCGGGGCTTCTCCGGGCAGTACCGGCGGCGGGATTAAAACCACCACCTTTCGAGTATTACTGAACACAGCGCAAACTGTTGTCCAAGGCCGTCAACAAGTGCTGTCTTTTCAGCGGCAAATTCCCATAGAATTAGTCCTGAAAGCTGTCGGACTGATTATGACCGCGATGTTTACCGTGTTCGCCGCTACTATGATGATTTGCATTAGTGACCCTGAAATTCCCGCGATTCAAATTTTGTTTGAAGTCGTTTCTGCTTTTGCAACAGTGGGCTTATCTACGGGAATTACTGCCAGTTTGACTCCCTTTGCCAAACTGGTTTTGGTTTTGACCATGTATATAGGTCGAGTCGGTCCATTGTTGCTGATGAATGCAATTCTGGGAGAACCCCAGCCCACAACTCTTCGTTACCCCGACGAAGAACTATTAGTTGGTTAATCAAGCATTGAATTTGTTGCCATTTACCATAGAGAATTAATAGGAGCATTAATGGTCAACTTATCGTCTCTAAGTTTTCTGCGTAATCTCCGCACCGACAACAAGCAATTTGCGGTGATTGGGTTAGGTCGTTTTGGTCGCGCTGTCTCTTCCACATTACATAGTTTGGGATATGAAGTGCTGGCAATTGATAACAATGAAACGAGTGTTAACCAAGCGTTAAAAGAGCAAATATCCTCCCATGCAATTCAACTAGATACTACCGATCCGATCGCCCTGGAGGAGGCAGGACTTTCTGATTTTGATGTGGTGATTGTAGCCATTGGGAATTATCTCGCCCAAAGTATTATTACCACTTTGAACTTAAAAGAGTTGGGCGTCAAGCACGTCGTGGCCAAAGCCTCCTCAGAAATTCACATGAAACTGCTGAATAAAGTCGGCGCCGATCATGTAGTTTTTCCCGAAAGAGAAATGGGATGTGAACTCGCCCGCAGTCTGACTAAACCTAGACTTTTAGATCAGTTTGAACTCGACCCCAATCATAGTATTGTGGAAATGCTAGTTCCTGCCCAATTTAACGGGAAAACCATCGCAGAATTAGAACTGAGAAATCGGTTTGGCATTAATGTGCTGGCGGTGGGTTCTGATGAGAAGTTTGAAATTAATCCGCCGCCGAATAAACGCATGGAAAAAGGAACGATGATGGTAGTGATTGGAGCCAATAAAGATATTGATCGCATCCCCTTGTAGTTAACTGTAGGGTGGGCAATGCCCACCCTACACCTATTTTTTAACTAATTTCTGGGTCTAAAACAATCTCAGTTTGATGGATTAAATCCTCAAAAGATAGAACAAATTTACTCCGAGAATAAGCCCCCGCTAGATTTTTCATTAAAGACCTTTGCATTTGGCTAGTCATTTGCCATAAAATTTGACGGGTGGGTTTAACCAAACTGTTCCATAAATGGAACAAGGCTAATTCAATATATTTCTCTGTTTTTAGCAGATCATCAAACACGACCCGACTCATCAATTGAGTTGGCTTGATCCACGCAAAAATCTTGGCTTTGTTGTTAATTTGATGCCAAAATCCCATACGAGGTGATTTCGCTTTTTGCTGGTTCAGCAAGACACTCACCGTTGGTTGATCGGTGAACTCATCCCCAACCATTTCTGGTGAAAGGAATAAGGGCAGTGGTAAGGTCAGCCATAAAATCAACAAACCGACGATCATTCCCCGAAAAATTCCCATAGCAAAATAGACCCATGACTAGAAAAAGAAATGGGACTTATTTAGTCCTGTAAGAAAGTCACTTGATTTTCCCAGGATGGCTGTGTTTAATGCGATCGCTTCTCACCGCCATGCTTAGTCAAACTAGCCCCCGGCTGCTCCATAGACGATCAACATCTATTTGCCGACTTTTTCCGTCGTCATATGCGTTGATTTGACCGGGTAAGACTATCTTGACTGACGGTTATTTCTGTGCTTTCTGGGTGACAGAAGCAAATTACCCACTCAACTTACCCTTGGTAAGTTTTTGTCTTACAGTTATCCAAGTCTCATCGTTTCTACTTCCAGATCCGATGGCCGGATGTCAAGCCCTCTTTTTTGATTATAACCCCTTTTATAAATTTATTGAGATCCCTAGAGCAAATTTCTGAAAAATTTATTTTTTTACTGCCAAAATTATTACAAATAGATTTGACATTAGCCATTAGCCATTAGCCATTAGCCATTAGCCATTAGCCATTAGCCATTCAAAGAGTAAATAGGACACCTAGGAAAGAGGCAGCATAAGCGATCGTCAGTGTAAATCAACGCAGCCGAACACTTTAGTTCTTAGTTCCAGTCTTCTCTTGGCAATGTATCCTGGCCATAGCCTGTAACAACAGCGATCGCGGCATCACCACTGAAAACTGAAAGCTGATACCTGAATGCTTACAAAAGCCCACCCTAGGGAATGCTATCAAATACTGGCCAAATACTGAAAATCATTCGGTGGTTCAAGCTGACCTGAAATGCGATGAACACCCGAAAATCTCAAGATAATCTAATTAGTTTTGAGTCTTAAACAAGCAATACTGAAAAATGCTGGAGGGAGAACTATGGAGAGGGAAAAACCGGATTGAAAAACACATTGAAAAACACATTGAAAAACACAACTAAGTGAGATATCCTCTGCTTTTTCAAGGAAAATAACCTTAGCTTAAGAGAATTGAAACCCACCGTGTTTCTATCCATCCCATCCCTGAAACAGCAGAGGTTTTCCCACCTGAGCCTGAATCTATACTACACACAGTTCTAAATATTTGTGTTGGGTCGATTCAGTCATCGAAATTCATATCGCTGAATGTTAATTACAGCAGCCCAGTGTTGGTTCCGGGCGTACCAGTGACCAATTTAACCTTAATAATTTTGCCACCCATTTTCATAATTCTTTGCTGTTCACTAAACCAGTTATCATAAGGCACTAGCTTGGTGAAGTAGGTGTTTTGCAATTCTCGTTGGGTACGAATACGAGTTTGACTTGGGACGCAAGCCGTCACCTTGAACATACGCATGAGTTTTTTCTCCTGATTTAATTGAGAAAATTGTAAATGTCAATTGAGATTATCAAAATTAAAGGCAGGGAGTCGAGAGTCAATCCTAACTCGTCAAAACTCATCTTGTAGATAAGCCCTCGACCAGCTAGAACTCACTCTTGACTTCCCTGACCTCAATAGACTCAAGACAATGCTATGATTTGTAGCATTTCCCTGTCAGGGTGGCTATACTAGCTCAAACCAGAGCTAATGTAGTCGAAGTAAACACCCATTTCTTTGCCAGCGTCAGGGCCGACCAGAGAAGCGGTGACTTCTTTCATGGCTTGGATGGCTTGCACGGTAGAACCGATTGGTACACCCAGGGAGTTGTAGGTTTCCTTCAGACCGTTGAGCACGCGCTCATCCAGGATGGAAGGATCGCCAGCTAACATAGCGTATGTGGCGTAGCGCAGGTAGTAGTCCAAGTCGCGAATGCAAGCAGCATAACGACGGGTGGTGTACATGTTGCCACCGGGACGGGTGACATCACTGTACAGTAAGGACTTGGCCACAGCTTCCTTGACGATGGTAGCGGCATTGGCGCTGATGGTGGTTGCAGCACGAACGCGCAGTTCGCCGGTTGCGAAGTAAGACTTGAGCTTGGCCAAGGAAGAGCTATCGAGGTACTTACCTTGGACGTCGGAGGAGTTAATTACAGCGGTAATTGCGTCTTGCATTGTTTTGATGATTCCTTAAACTGCTTAATCTGGTGACAATTGGCTAAAAGGTGCGGAAAGAATTAAAGAATTAATCAGAGGATTAACTCTTAGGACATAGCACCAATTACATAGTCAAAGTAGGAAGAAGCTTCGGCAGCATCTTCGGCAGAAAGCAAGGAGGAAGCAGCTTCCTTCATTTCACGGACGCCTTGTGCCACTGCATCAATGGGGGTGCCCAGAGATTTGTACATTTCACGAACACCAACGATGCCGATTTCTTCGATGGGGGTCACATCACCAGCGATGATTCCGTAGGTGACGAGACGCAGGTAGTAGTCCAGGTCACGCAGGCAGGTGGCGGTCATTTGCTCGCCGTAGGCGTTTCCACCAGGAGACACCACGTCGGGACGTTTTTGGAACAGACGATCGCCAGCGGTCTTGACGATGCGTTCACGAGATTCACTGAGAATTTGAACGATGCGGAGGCGCTTTTCGCCGGTGGTGACAAAGCTCTTGATCCGATCTAATTCGCCTGGGCTCAGGTAACGAGCTTCAGCATCGGCATTCACGATGGATTTCGTGACGATACTCATTAATTACTTCCTCCAAAAGAGAATGATGTCCAGATAGGTCAAAGATTGATCTGGATTGTGGGTTTGGGTGAGAAAGCGGAGATTCTTTAAGTTTTTTTACTTAAAGACTCATATTTGAGCCTCTCTGCTGCTCCCGACAATATTGTACGGGATAACGTCACCCAAAGAAACTCAATTCAGTTTTTCTTTGACTTCAGTTTTGTAAGTATCGCTATTTTGCAGCATTAGGTTAACACTTGAGCGATTTGCTTAATATTTTTTTACAAATCCGTTAATTTTTGGCCGATTCACCCACCCCATGATTAACCTCTTATGCTTTCATTACAAGAGTTTCAGGGACTTATGTGTTGCTACCTCTTGGATGTAATGTGATTGGTGATTCGTTATGGGACAATTCCTCCCCCCAATCACAAACAACGAATAACAAGCAACAAAAGAATCCCTACCCAACAACAAATAACAAATAACAAATAACAATTAACAATTAAATTGCATATTTTCGCAAATCTTCCAGAGAAACAAATTCTAGGGCTTTTTCATGGGTGGCAGAGAGAATGACCGGGGGCGCCACTCCAGCTTCCAGGGCTTCTTGCCAGCGGCTGGCACATAAACACCAGCGATCGCCCGGTTTCAGTCCCGGAAATTGATAGGCAGGCATGGGGGTGGATAAATCGTTGCCACGAGATTTGGTAAATTCGAGGAATTCCTCGGTGACTTGGGCACAGATGACATGGCTGCCAAAATCCATCGGGCCGGTTTTGCAACAGCCGTCGCGATAAAATCCGGTGACGGGATTGGTACAGCAAGTTTCCAGGGTTTCGCCTAAGACATTTTTTGCTTCAGCCATAAGTAATTCCGATGTGATGGTTGGATGGATTGGTTTAAACCTATTAGTCTAAGTAGGTGAACATAATTAATTGCACTTTTCGTTCCCCGCCGATAGGCTTTGGATTCCCGCCTGTAGGAAGTAAAGAGGTTCGTAGGAGAGAGGAGAGAGAATATCTTTACTCTTTACTCTTTACTCTTTACTCTTTCCTATGCATCCTCTTTCCTATGCATCCTCTAATGGGGTCTGTGGTGCATTTATTTCTGCCCGTCTACTTATTATGTTCACCTATATAGATGAAATTTTGGGGGCAATGGGAATCTCTATGATAAACTCGGTGCCTTGATTGGTTTGACTTTCATAAGTTAATTGCCCTCCATGTTGTTCTACGATAATTTGGTAGCTGGTGGAGAGTCCTAACCCTGTCCCTTGTCCGACGGGTTTGGTGGTAAAAAAGGGATCGAATATTTTGCCTTTAATCGCTTCTGGAATACCCACCCCATTATCTCGAATCAAAATTCTCACAGTGTCTTGAGAAGTTCTCTCGGTGAGAATCTCGATTTTAGGGGCAGACTCAGAAAGCGATCGCACTTCTGCTAAAGCATCGATCGCATTAGTCAAAAGATTGAAAAATACCTGATTTAATTAGGCGCCATAGCAAATCACGTTGGGTAAATTGCCATAATTTTTCTCCACGGTTACTTGGCGCAAATTTGCTTCACCGTTAATCCGACTTTGCAATAACATTAAACTACTCTCGATACTGACATGAATATCCACGGGTTTCATTTCAGCTTCATCTAACCGGGAGAAAGTGCGTAATCCTTGGACAATCTTGGCAATGCGATCGCAGCCATATTTCATAGAAGTCAATAACTCTTTCACATCAACTCGCAGATAGTCCAAATCCATCTCTTCAATTTTCTCTTGAATCATGGGACTGGGATGGGGCAATTCCTCTCCATAAGCATGAATCAGATATAGTAACTCATCAAAATAATTCTGGGCATAAATCACATTGCCAGAAATAAAATTAATGGGGTTATTAATTTCATGGGCAATTCCGCCAACTATTCGTCCCAATCCAGACATTTTTTCCGATTGAATCAATCGGACTTGGGTGCGCTGCAATTCCTCTAAGGTTTGGGATAACTTCTGATTTTTTTGTTCTAATTCCTCAGTCCGTTGCTGCACTTTTTCTTCTAAGGAAGCATAAAGCCGAGAATTTTCTAAAGAAATCGCTGCCTGGGTGGATATCATTTGCAATATTTCCATGGGTTTCGTGGTAAACACCCCAGTAGCTAAATTATTTTCTAGATAAACTAAGGCAATTAACCGTCGTTGATTTAATAGGGGAATACAGAGGATTGATTTGGGTTGATGGGTTTTAAAGTAAGAGTCGTTACTTTGGCTAATTTCTTGACTAGCATTCTGATAAACCAAAGGTTTTTTAGTGCGAATAACATATTGAATAATTGACTTAAAAAGCTGATTTTTTTAAGTCAATTATTCAATATAGCCGTTTGCTCATCTCCTGGCACTTCTCCAATAGCTTCGATTTTCCATTTATCTAATTTGACATAACTTTTATCACCGGATTTCACGATTAAATAACCCCTTGGTGATCTGGCGGTTTTAATAAAAATTGTCATTAAATTTTTCAAAAGTTATTCTAATTCTAAAAACCGAGAAATAATTTGATAATTTTTCGCCAATGCCGCATAATCTAAAAAAGCATTAGCATTATTATCCCCAGGATAAGATGAAATTGTTGTGGTGTTAAACTCAGGGAAATTACCAATTTGGAGGATATATTGAGAGTAGTTGGCTTCCAGTTGTTTTAATTTGTTTTTCGCCCCCCAGCGATCGTAAGAAGAGTAACTCTGGCTGAGGTAAATTTTCGCAAAGTGTTCTTTCCCTAAACCCAGATAAAAATAACCAGCCATTTGATTGGCTAATGCATGATCTTGGAGAAATTCGTTTTCTTTCGCTAAGGCGATCGCGCGATCGTATAAATCCATTGCTGCGAGAATATTTTCGTTTCTCCGCGCTTGTTCCGCTTCGATCAGCAGCAACTTATGTTGGAAATTTTTTGGACAACTTTTCACCCATTGGCTCATCGTTTGCTGATTTTTATTGATTTCATTCAGATAAAGATACCAATTGGGCTGATTTAACATCAGTAAGGAAGCATAATAGTAATATTCTGAGGATAAAGTAAATCCCAAGATACTGGTTAAGATTTTTTTGGTTGGGTTGATATATAGGATGCCTTGGGCAAAATCCTGAGTCATACAACAGAGTTGCATTTGACAGATATAATAAATGGTCAAAGCAAACAAAGATTCAGAAGATTTACAGCGATTAACAAATTCGCGATCGCTAATATCCTTATCCCTTTCAATTGTGCTGTCAATTTCCTCGGCATCAACTCCCACGAAGGAAATGATAAATTTTTTAATCGCGAATAAGACATCAATACCTAACCTAATTGATTTTTGCTAGTTAATGCAAAAGATAAATAATCATTTAATTTATTTAACATTCCAGGAAAATACAAGCCTTTAATCAGTAAAATTTAAACTCGCTAAGTCTGACAATTGCAAATCATCCAATAATAAGAATAAGGGATGTTCT encodes:
- a CDS encoding TrkA family potassium uptake protein, with translation MVNLSSLSFLRNLRTDNKQFAVIGLGRFGRAVSSTLHSLGYEVLAIDNNETSVNQALKEQISSHAIQLDTTDPIALEEAGLSDFDVVIVAIGNYLAQSIITTLNLKELGVKHVVAKASSEIHMKLLNKVGADHVVFPEREMGCELARSLTKPRLLDQFELDPNHSIVEMLVPAQFNGKTIAELELRNRFGINVLAVGSDEKFEINPPPNKRMEKGTMMVVIGANKDIDRIPL
- a CDS encoding DUF2237 family protein: MAEAKNVLGETLETCCTNPVTGFYRDGCCKTGPMDFGSHVICAQVTEEFLEFTKSRGNDLSTPMPAYQFPGLKPGDRWCLCASRWQEALEAGVAPPVILSATHEKALEFVSLEDLRKYAI
- the apcA gene encoding allophycocyanin subunit alpha translates to MSIVTKSIVNADAEARYLSPGELDRIKSFVTTGEKRLRIVQILSESRERIVKTAGDRLFQKRPDVVSPGGNAYGEQMTATCLRDLDYYLRLVTYGIIAGDVTPIEEIGIVGVREMYKSLGTPIDAVAQGVREMKEAASSLLSAEDAAEASSYFDYVIGAMS
- a CDS encoding TrkH family potassium uptake protein encodes the protein MTVSRTICLGFLAIISVGTILLLLPWSTTEPGFSDVITALFTSTSAVCVTGLVVKDTGTYYTGFGQFIIVLLIQLGGLGYMTASSFLLLLLGRKFRLREKLAIQQSLDKPGMAGVLQLVKSIIAATLIVEITGIFLLMLVFIPNYGQAYGLWLSIFHSVSAFNNAGFGLFYDNLVQYVGNPLINLAITLLIILGGIGYQVMMELFYWMRDRLQGRSQRVIFSLHFKIATTTTIFLLIFGTLIFFIIEFSNPNTLASLTFGEKILAAWFQSVTTRTAGFNSIDIGKMTTAGLCLSIVLMFIGASPGSTGGGIKTTTFRVLLNTAQTVVQGRQQVLSFQRQIPIELVLKAVGLIMTAMFTVFAATMMICISDPEIPAIQILFEVVSAFATVGLSTGITASLTPFAKLVLVLTMYIGRVGPLLLMNAILGEPQPTTLRYPDEELLVG
- a CDS encoding GAF domain-containing protein, whose product is MIQYVIRTKKPLVYQNASQEISQSNDSYFKTHQPKSILCIPLLNQRRLIALVYLENNLATGVFTTKPMEILQMISTQAAISLENSRLYASLEEKVQQRTEELEQKNQKLSQTLEELQRTQVRLIQSEKMSGLGRIVGGIAHEINNPINFISGNVIYAQNYFDELLYLIHAYGEELPHPSPMIQEKIEEMDLDYLRVDVKELLTSMKYGCDRIAKIVQGLRTFSRLDEAEMKPVDIHVSIESSLMLLQSRINGEANLRQVTVEKNYGNLPNVICYGA
- the apcB gene encoding allophycocyanin subunit beta codes for the protein MQDAITAVINSSDVQGKYLDSSSLAKLKSYFATGELRVRAATTISANAATIVKEAVAKSLLYSDVTRPGGNMYTTRRYAACIRDLDYYLRYATYAMLAGDPSILDERVLNGLKETYNSLGVPIGSTVQAIQAMKEVTASLVGPDAGKEMGVYFDYISSGLS
- a CDS encoding phycobilisome linker polypeptide — protein: MRMFKVTACVPSQTRIRTQRELQNTYFTKLVPYDNWFSEQQRIMKMGGKIIKVKLVTGTPGTNTGLL